From Streptomyces sp. HUAS MG91, the proteins below share one genomic window:
- the nuoI gene encoding NADH-quinone oxidoreductase subunit NuoI: protein MADESNEKDTSPGFMNPVAGFGVTFKAMFKKRLTEQYPEQQKTTAPRFHGRHQLNRHPDGLEKCVGCELCAWACPADAIYVEGADNTEEERYSPGERYGRVYQINYARCILCGLCIEACPTRALTMTNEFELADSSRANLIYTKEQLLAGLEDTMVDSPHAIYPGMDEQDYYRGLVTEAAPGTERQVAVSKGEKPAEGAGAAEAEEVEA from the coding sequence ATGGCTGACGAGTCGAACGAGAAGGACACCAGCCCCGGGTTCATGAATCCGGTCGCCGGCTTCGGCGTGACCTTCAAGGCCATGTTCAAGAAGCGGCTCACCGAGCAGTACCCGGAGCAGCAGAAGACCACCGCTCCCCGCTTCCACGGCAGGCACCAGCTCAACCGCCATCCGGACGGCCTGGAGAAGTGCGTCGGCTGCGAGCTGTGCGCCTGGGCCTGCCCGGCGGACGCCATCTATGTGGAGGGCGCGGACAACACCGAGGAGGAGCGCTACTCCCCGGGCGAGCGGTACGGCCGCGTCTACCAGATCAACTACGCCCGCTGCATCCTGTGCGGCCTGTGCATCGAGGCGTGCCCGACGCGCGCGCTCACGATGACGAACGAGTTCGAGCTCGCGGACAGCAGCCGGGCCAATCTGATCTACACCAAGGAGCAGCTGCTCGCCGGCCTGGAGGACACCATGGTCGACAGCCCGCACGCGATCTACCCGGGCATGGACGAGCAGGACTACTACCGGGGCCTGGTCACCGAGGCCGCGCCCGGCACCGAGCGCCAGGTCGCCGTCTCCAAGGGCGAGAAGCCCGCTGAGGGCGCCGGGGCCGCCGAGGCCGAGGAGGTGGAGGCATGA
- a CDS encoding NADH-quinone oxidoreductase subunit A, which translates to MNAYAPILVLGALGAGFAIFSVVMATLIGPKRYNRAKLEAYECGIEPTPTPAGGGRFPIKYYLTAMLFIVFDIEIVFLYPWAVTFDALGVFGLVEMLLFVLTVFVAYAYVWRRGGLEWD; encoded by the coding sequence GTGAACGCGTATGCGCCCATCCTCGTACTGGGAGCCCTCGGGGCAGGCTTTGCGATCTTCTCCGTGGTCATGGCCACGCTTATCGGTCCAAAGCGGTACAACCGGGCCAAGCTCGAAGCGTACGAGTGCGGCATCGAGCCCACCCCCACGCCGGCCGGCGGCGGGCGCTTCCCCATCAAGTACTACCTGACGGCGATGCTCTTCATCGTCTTCGACATCGAGATCGTCTTCCTCTATCCCTGGGCCGTCACCTTCGACGCCCTGGGGGTTTTCGGGCTCGTGGAGATGCTGCTCTTCGTGCTCACCGTCTTCGTCGCGTACGCGTACGTATGGCGTCGCGGCGGCCTGGAATGGGACTGA
- a CDS encoding NADH-quinone oxidoreductase subunit J: MSALAAYSTSTGEAFQFWVLGTVAVIGALCTILMKKAVHSALCLAGTMIILAVFYLANGAYFLGIVQIVVYTGAIMMLFLFVVMLVGVTAADSLKETIKGQRWLAAACGLGFGILLIAGIANASLTQFNGLGRANANGNVEGLASLIFTKYVFAFEITGALLITATVGAMVLTHRERTERAKTQRELAEQRVREGKHLPPLPAPGVYARHNAVDIAGLLPDGTPSELTVMQTLRERGQIRDVSGEALDDLKALEQRSAERLERSEEASK; the protein is encoded by the coding sequence ATGAGCGCGCTCGCCGCCTACTCCACCTCCACCGGTGAGGCGTTCCAGTTCTGGGTCCTCGGCACCGTCGCCGTCATCGGCGCGCTCTGCACGATCCTCATGAAGAAGGCCGTGCACAGCGCCCTGTGCCTGGCCGGGACCATGATCATCCTCGCGGTCTTCTACCTGGCCAACGGGGCGTACTTCCTGGGCATCGTCCAGATCGTCGTCTACACGGGCGCGATCATGATGCTGTTCCTCTTCGTGGTCATGCTGGTCGGTGTCACCGCCGCCGACTCCCTGAAGGAGACCATCAAGGGGCAGCGCTGGCTCGCCGCCGCCTGCGGTCTCGGCTTCGGCATCCTGCTGATCGCGGGCATCGCGAACGCGTCACTGACGCAGTTCAACGGCCTGGGCCGGGCGAACGCGAACGGGAACGTGGAGGGACTCGCCTCCCTCATCTTCACCAAGTACGTCTTCGCCTTCGAGATCACCGGCGCCCTGCTGATCACCGCGACGGTCGGCGCGATGGTGCTCACGCACCGCGAGCGCACCGAGCGGGCCAAGACCCAGCGGGAGCTGGCCGAGCAGCGTGTGCGCGAGGGCAAGCACCTCCCGCCGCTGCCCGCCCCGGGTGTCTACGCCCGGCACAACGCCGTGGACATCGCGGGCCTGCTGCCCGACGGCACCCCGTCGGAGCTCACGGTCATGCAGACGCTGCGCGAGCGCGGCCAGATCCGGGACGTCTCCGGTGAGGCGCTCGATGACCTCAAGGCCCTGGAGCAGCGGTCGGCCGAGCGCCTGGAGCGCAGCGAGGAGGCGTCGAAGTGA
- the nuoE gene encoding NADH-quinone oxidoreductase subunit NuoE codes for MPQLPAPGYPDDVRARLETDAKAIIARYPGSRSALLPLLHLVQAEEGHVTRTGMQFCADMLDLTTAEVTAVATFYTMYRRKPSGDYQVGVCTNTLCAVMGGDAIFETLQEHLGVGNNGTTDDGKITLEHIECNAACDFAPVVMVNWEFFDNQTPDSARRLVDDLRAGTQVSPTRGAPLCTFKETARILAGFPDEREGAVEAGGSAGPASLIGLRLAKGETPPARVVHPRGEAHDTQAPHDPSPTEHLSSHDAPQDTSASDPDHPAGPTAEEGE; via the coding sequence ATGCCGCAGCTGCCCGCCCCCGGCTATCCGGACGACGTCCGGGCCCGCCTGGAGACGGACGCGAAGGCGATCATCGCCCGCTACCCCGGCTCCCGCTCCGCCCTGCTGCCGCTGCTGCACCTCGTGCAGGCGGAGGAGGGGCACGTCACGCGGACCGGTATGCAGTTCTGCGCCGACATGCTCGACCTGACCACCGCCGAGGTGACGGCGGTGGCGACCTTCTACACGATGTACCGCCGCAAGCCGAGCGGCGACTACCAGGTGGGCGTCTGCACCAACACGCTGTGCGCCGTCATGGGCGGCGACGCCATCTTCGAGACGCTCCAGGAGCACCTCGGCGTCGGCAACAACGGGACGACGGACGACGGCAAGATCACGCTGGAGCACATCGAGTGCAACGCCGCTTGTGATTTCGCTCCCGTGGTGATGGTCAACTGGGAGTTCTTCGACAACCAGACGCCCGACTCGGCCAGACGGCTCGTCGACGACCTGCGCGCGGGAACGCAGGTGTCACCCACCCGCGGCGCCCCCCTGTGCACCTTCAAGGAGACCGCCCGCATCCTGGCCGGCTTCCCCGACGAGCGCGAGGGCGCCGTGGAGGCCGGCGGCAGCGCCGGCCCCGCCTCGCTGATCGGGCTGCGCCTGGCCAAGGGCGAGACGCCGCCCGCGCGCGTGGTCCACCCGCGCGGCGAGGCCCACGACACGCAGGCGCCGCACGACCCGTCGCCCACCGAGCACCTCAGCTCGCACGACGCGCCGCAGGACACATCGGCCTCGGACCCCGACCACCCCGCGGGGCCGACCGCCGAGGAGGGGGAGTGA
- a CDS encoding NADH-quinone oxidoreductase subunit C yields the protein MSDAQSDGANPEKELSASNLPGQRGDTGEEIRVQRGMFGADNGGDTSGYGGLVRSIRLPGEASRPYGGWFDEVADELEGALEEQGLVPENALDKTVVDRGELTFHIEREHLVRVARTLRDDPALRFELCTGVSGVHYPGDKGRELHAVYHLRSITHNRLIRLEVSMPDADPHVPSLVAVYPTNDWHEREAYDFFGIVFDGHPALTRIMMPDDWQGFPQRKDYPLGGIAVEYKGAQIPAPDQRRSYS from the coding sequence GTGAGTGACGCGCAGAGCGACGGGGCCAACCCCGAGAAGGAACTGAGCGCCTCCAACCTGCCAGGGCAGCGAGGCGACACCGGCGAGGAGATCCGCGTCCAGCGCGGCATGTTCGGCGCCGACAACGGCGGCGACACCTCCGGATACGGCGGCCTGGTCCGCTCGATCCGGCTGCCCGGCGAGGCGAGCCGCCCCTACGGCGGCTGGTTCGACGAGGTGGCCGACGAGCTGGAGGGCGCCCTGGAGGAACAGGGCCTCGTCCCCGAGAACGCCCTCGACAAGACGGTCGTCGACCGCGGCGAGCTCACCTTCCACATCGAGCGCGAGCACCTGGTGCGCGTGGCGCGGACGCTGCGCGACGACCCGGCCCTGCGCTTCGAACTGTGCACCGGCGTCTCGGGGGTGCACTACCCCGGCGACAAGGGCCGCGAGCTGCACGCCGTCTACCACCTGCGGTCGATCACCCACAACAGGCTGATCCGGCTTGAGGTGTCGATGCCCGACGCCGACCCGCACGTCCCGTCCCTGGTCGCCGTGTATCCCACGAACGACTGGCACGAGCGCGAGGCGTACGACTTCTTCGGCATCGTCTTCGACGGCCACCCCGCGCTGACACGGATCATGATGCCGGACGACTGGCAGGGCTTCCCGCAGCGCAAGGACTACCCCCTCGGCGGCATCGCCGTCGAGTACAAGGGCGCCCAGATCCCGGCTCCGGACCAGCGGAGGTCGTACTCCTGA
- a CDS encoding NADH-quinone oxidoreductase subunit B yields MGLEEKLPSGFLLTTVEQAAGWVRKSSVFPATFGLACCAIEMMTTGAGRYDLARFGMEVFRGSPRQADLMIVAGRVSQKMAPVLRQVYDQMPNPKWVISMGVCASSGGMFNNYAIVQGVDHVVPVDIYLPGCPPRPEMLMDAILKLHQKIQSSKLGVNAEEAAREAEEAALKALPTIEMKGLLR; encoded by the coding sequence ATGGGACTCGAAGAAAAGCTGCCGAGCGGATTCCTGCTGACCACCGTCGAACAGGCCGCGGGCTGGGTGCGCAAGTCGTCCGTCTTTCCCGCCACGTTCGGCCTCGCGTGCTGCGCCATCGAGATGATGACGACGGGCGCGGGCCGCTACGACCTGGCGCGGTTCGGCATGGAGGTCTTCCGCGGATCGCCCCGTCAGGCGGACCTGATGATCGTCGCCGGGCGGGTGAGCCAGAAGATGGCGCCCGTCCTGCGCCAGGTCTACGACCAGATGCCCAACCCCAAGTGGGTCATCTCCATGGGCGTCTGCGCCTCGTCGGGCGGCATGTTCAACAACTACGCGATCGTGCAGGGCGTCGACCACGTCGTCCCGGTCGACATCTATCTGCCCGGCTGCCCGCCACGGCCCGAGATGCTGATGGACGCGATTCTCAAGCTCCATCAGAAGATCCAGTCCTCCAAGCTCGGCGTGAACGCCGAGGAGGCGGCCCGTGAGGCGGAGGAAGCGGCGCTCAAGGCGCTCCCGACGATCGAGATGAAGGGGCTGCTGCGGTGA
- the nuoF gene encoding NADH-quinone oxidoreductase subunit NuoF — protein MTLAAEVNDHDTSPEKLLAPVLSAFWDEDRSWSLDVYRRHEGYEGLRKALAMSPDDLIAYVKDSGLRGRGGAGFPTGMKWQFIPQGDGKPHYLVVNADESEPGTCKDIPLLFANPHSLIEGIVIACYAIRSEHAFIYLRGEVVPVLRRLHEAVREAYEAGFLGQDILGTGLNLELTVHAGAGAYICGEETALLDSLEGRRGQPRLRPPFPAVAGLYACPTVVNNVESIASVPAILNRGKEWFKSMGSEKSAGFTLYSLSGHVTNPGQFEAPLGITLRQLLDMSGGMRAGHRLKFWTPGGSSTPMFTEEHLDVPLDYEGVGAAGSMLGTKALQCFDETTCVVRAVTRWTEFYAHESCGKCTPCREGTYWLVQLLRDIEAGKGSMDDLDKLNDIADNINGKSFCALGDGAASPIFSSLKYFREEYEQHITGKGCPFDPARSTLWADRTDQHRTEVTA, from the coding sequence ATGACCTTGGCCGCCGAAGTCAACGACCACGACACCAGCCCGGAGAAGCTGCTCGCTCCGGTCCTGTCGGCCTTCTGGGACGAGGACAGGTCCTGGTCCCTGGACGTGTACCGCCGCCACGAGGGCTACGAGGGACTGCGCAAGGCCCTCGCCATGTCGCCGGACGACCTCATCGCCTACGTGAAGGACTCAGGCCTGCGCGGACGCGGTGGCGCCGGATTCCCCACCGGGATGAAGTGGCAGTTCATCCCCCAGGGAGACGGCAAGCCGCACTATTTGGTTGTCAACGCCGACGAATCGGAGCCGGGGACCTGCAAGGACATCCCGCTCCTCTTCGCGAACCCGCACAGCCTCATCGAGGGCATTGTGATCGCGTGTTACGCGATCCGTTCCGAGCACGCGTTCATCTACCTGCGCGGTGAAGTGGTCCCCGTACTGCGGCGGTTGCACGAGGCCGTGCGCGAGGCGTACGAGGCCGGGTTCCTCGGGCAGGACATCCTCGGTACCGGTCTGAACCTCGAACTCACCGTGCACGCGGGCGCGGGCGCGTACATCTGTGGCGAGGAGACCGCACTCCTGGACTCGCTCGAGGGCCGCCGTGGCCAGCCGCGACTCCGCCCCCCTTTCCCCGCGGTCGCGGGCCTCTACGCATGCCCCACTGTGGTGAACAACGTCGAGTCCATCGCGTCGGTTCCCGCGATCCTGAATCGCGGAAAAGAGTGGTTCAAGTCGATGGGGAGCGAGAAGTCCGCGGGCTTCACGCTCTACTCGCTCAGCGGCCACGTCACGAACCCGGGCCAGTTCGAGGCCCCGCTCGGCATCACGCTGCGCCAGCTCCTCGACATGAGCGGCGGCATGCGGGCCGGGCACCGGCTCAAGTTCTGGACCCCGGGCGGCAGTTCCACCCCGATGTTCACCGAGGAGCACCTCGACGTCCCCCTCGACTACGAGGGCGTCGGCGCCGCCGGCTCGATGCTCGGCACCAAGGCGCTCCAGTGCTTCGACGAGACGACCTGCGTCGTGCGCGCGGTGACGCGCTGGACCGAGTTCTACGCCCACGAGTCCTGCGGCAAGTGCACGCCCTGCCGCGAAGGCACGTACTGGCTCGTCCAGTTGCTCCGCGACATCGAGGCGGGCAAGGGCTCGATGGACGACCTCGACAAGCTCAACGACATCGCCGACAACATCAACGGCAAGTCGTTCTGCGCCCTCGGCGACGGTGCCGCCTCGCCGATCTTCTCCTCGCTGAAGTACTTCCGTGAGGAGTACGAGCAGCACATCACCGGCAAGGGCTGCCCCTTCGACCCCGCACGGTCGACCCTCTGGGCGGACCGGACCGACCAGCACCGCACGGAGGTGACCGCGTGA
- the nuoH gene encoding NADH-quinone oxidoreductase subunit NuoH: MSPLAAEDLSMFGRDPWWLVVVKAVFCFAFLMVTVLFSIVWERKVVAWMQLRIGPNRHGPWGMLQSLADGIKLMLKEDLIVKRADKVVYVLAPVVAAIPAFMAIAVIPFGPAGNEISIFGHRTTMQLTDLPIAMLYILAVASVGIYGIVLAGWSSGSTYPLLGGLRSCAQMISYEIAMGAAFASVFLYSGSMSTSEIVAQQHDRWYIVLLPVSFLIYIVTMVGETNRAPFDMPESEGDLVGGFNTEYSSIKFAMFMLAEYVNMVTVSAVSVTLFLGGWRAPWPVSTFWEGANHGWWPMLWFVIKVQLLLFFFIWLRGTLPRVRYDQLMKLGWKVLIPVSVVWLMLVATVRTLRNENYAFADIALYVGGGILVLLLLSFVVDIFRDRGAKQSPEGGAAEEPAAFDPMAGGFPVPPLPGQALPPVPRRRPRRERELIVSGGPDTASDGPSDARDGKEASDG; encoded by the coding sequence TTGAGCCCGCTCGCCGCCGAAGACCTGTCGATGTTCGGCCGCGACCCGTGGTGGCTGGTCGTCGTCAAGGCGGTCTTCTGCTTCGCCTTCCTGATGGTGACCGTGCTGTTCTCCATCGTGTGGGAGCGCAAGGTCGTCGCCTGGATGCAGCTGCGCATCGGCCCCAACCGGCACGGCCCCTGGGGCATGCTCCAGTCGCTCGCCGACGGCATCAAGCTGATGCTGAAGGAAGACCTGATCGTCAAGCGCGCCGACAAGGTCGTCTACGTCCTGGCGCCGGTCGTCGCCGCGATCCCGGCCTTCATGGCGATCGCCGTCATCCCGTTCGGCCCGGCCGGCAACGAGATCTCGATCTTCGGCCACCGTACGACGATGCAGCTCACCGACCTGCCGATCGCGATGCTCTACATCCTCGCGGTCGCCTCGGTCGGCATCTACGGCATCGTGCTCGCCGGCTGGTCCTCCGGGTCCACGTACCCGCTGCTCGGGGGCTTGCGGTCCTGCGCGCAGATGATCTCGTACGAGATCGCGATGGGCGCCGCGTTCGCCTCGGTGTTCCTGTACTCGGGCTCGATGTCGACCTCGGAGATCGTCGCCCAGCAGCACGACCGCTGGTACATCGTGCTGCTGCCGGTGTCGTTCCTGATCTACATCGTGACGATGGTCGGCGAGACCAACCGCGCGCCGTTCGACATGCCGGAGTCCGAGGGCGACCTCGTCGGCGGCTTCAACACCGAGTACTCGTCGATCAAGTTCGCGATGTTCATGCTCGCCGAGTACGTGAACATGGTGACGGTCTCCGCGGTGTCGGTGACGCTGTTCCTCGGCGGCTGGCGCGCACCCTGGCCGGTCTCCACCTTCTGGGAGGGCGCGAACCACGGCTGGTGGCCGATGCTCTGGTTCGTCATCAAGGTCCAGCTGCTGCTGTTCTTCTTCATCTGGCTGCGCGGCACGCTCCCGCGCGTGCGCTACGACCAGCTGATGAAGCTCGGCTGGAAGGTCCTCATCCCGGTCTCCGTGGTCTGGCTGATGCTGGTGGCGACCGTGCGCACGCTGCGCAACGAGAACTACGCCTTCGCCGACATCGCCCTGTACGTGGGCGGCGGCATCCTCGTGCTCCTGCTGCTGTCGTTCGTCGTCGACATCTTCCGCGACCGGGGCGCCAAGCAGTCCCCCGAGGGCGGTGCGGCCGAGGAGCCCGCGGCCTTCGACCCGATGGCGGGCGGATTCCCCGTCCCACCGCTGCCCGGACAGGCCCTGCCGCCCGTCCCGCGCCGACGCCCGCGCCGTGAGCGGGAGTTGATTGTCAGTGGCGGCCCCGATACTGCGAGTGACGGACCGAGTGACGCTCGTGACGGAAAGGAGGCGTCCGATGGCTGA
- a CDS encoding NADH-quinone oxidoreductase subunit D: protein MTTSSASPRETTEGTVYTVTGGDWDEIAQSAAKSDDERIIVNMGPQHPSTHGVLRLILEIDGETVTEARCGIGYLHTGIEKNLEYRTWTQGTTFVTRMDYLTPFYNEAAYCLAVEKLLGIENEVPDRASIIRVLLMELNRMSSHLVCIATGGMELGATTIMIYGFRDRELILDIYELITGLRMNHAYIRPGGLAQDLPPGAVDQLREFVKKMKKNLPEYDKLATGNPIFKARMQDVGYLDLAGCMALGATGPVLRSAGLPHDLRKAQPYCGYETYDFEVPTADTCDSYGRFLIRLEEMRQSLHIVEQCLDRLEPGPVMVGDKKIAWPAQLALGPDGLGNSLDHIKNIMGTSMEALIHHFKLVTEGFRVPPGQAYAAVESPKGELGVHAVSDGGTRPFRVHFRDPSFTNLQAMAAMCEGGQVADVIVAVASIDPVMGGVDR from the coding sequence ATGACCACTTCTTCTGCCTCCCCCCGCGAGACCACCGAAGGCACCGTCTACACGGTCACCGGTGGCGACTGGGACGAGATCGCCCAGTCCGCGGCCAAGTCCGACGACGAGCGCATCATCGTCAACATGGGCCCCCAGCACCCGTCCACGCACGGTGTGCTGCGCCTGATCCTGGAGATCGACGGCGAGACGGTCACCGAGGCCCGCTGCGGAATCGGTTATCTGCACACCGGCATCGAGAAGAACCTCGAGTACCGCACGTGGACGCAGGGCACCACGTTCGTGACGCGCATGGACTACCTGACGCCGTTCTACAACGAGGCGGCCTACTGCCTCGCCGTCGAGAAGCTCCTCGGCATCGAGAACGAGGTACCGGACCGCGCCTCGATCATCCGCGTGCTCCTCATGGAGCTGAACCGGATGTCCTCGCACCTGGTCTGCATCGCCACCGGCGGCATGGAGCTCGGCGCGACGACGATCATGATCTACGGCTTCCGTGATCGTGAACTCATTCTCGACATCTACGAGTTGATCACCGGCCTGCGGATGAACCACGCGTACATCCGGCCCGGCGGCCTCGCCCAGGACCTGCCGCCCGGCGCGGTGGACCAGCTGCGCGAGTTCGTGAAGAAGATGAAGAAGAACCTTCCCGAGTACGACAAGCTCGCCACCGGGAACCCCATCTTCAAGGCCCGTATGCAGGACGTCGGCTACCTCGACCTCGCGGGCTGCATGGCCCTCGGCGCCACGGGACCGGTCCTGCGCTCGGCCGGCCTGCCGCACGACCTGCGCAAGGCGCAGCCGTACTGCGGCTACGAGACGTACGACTTCGAGGTGCCGACCGCCGACACCTGCGACTCCTACGGGCGCTTCCTGATCCGCCTGGAGGAGATGCGGCAGTCGCTGCACATCGTCGAGCAGTGCCTGGACCGGCTGGAGCCGGGCCCGGTCATGGTCGGCGACAAGAAGATCGCCTGGCCCGCCCAGCTGGCCCTCGGCCCGGACGGACTCGGCAACTCGCTCGACCACATCAAGAACATCATGGGCACCTCCATGGAGGCCCTCATCCACCACTTCAAGCTGGTGACCGAGGGCTTCCGCGTCCCGCCGGGACAGGCGTACGCGGCCGTGGAGTCGCCCAAGGGCGAGCTGGGTGTGCACGCCGTGTCCGACGGCGGCACCCGCCCGTTCAGGGTCCACTTCCGCGACCCGTCCTTCACCAACCTTCAGGCGATGGCCGCGATGTGCGAAGGCGGCCAGGTCGCCGACGTCATCGTCGCCGTCGCGTCCATCGACCCCGTGATGGGAGGCGTCGACCGGTGA
- a CDS encoding NADH-quinone oxidoreductase subunit G: MTVTTNAPSGGGEAAVPPEDLVSLTIDGIEISVPKGTLVIRAAEMLGIEIPRFCDHPLLDPAGACRQCIVEVEGQRKPMASCTITCTDGMVVKSQLSSPVAEKAQKGVMELLLINHPLDCPVCDKGGECPLQNQAMSHGQSDSRFEGRKRTYEKPVPISTQVLLDRERCVLCARCTRFSNQIAGDPMIELIERGALQQVGTGEGDPFESYFSGNTIQICPVGALTSAAYRFRSRPFDLISSPSVCEHCSGGCATRTDHRRGKVMRRLAANDPEVNEEWICDKGRFGFRYAQKPDRLTTPLVRDAESGELRPASWPEALEVAARGLTAGRGRTGVLTGGRLTVEDAYAYSKFARVALDTNDIDFRARVHSSEEADFLAARVAGRGRDLDGTGVTYTKLEKAPAVLLVGFESEEEAPGVFLKLRKAWRAHGQRVFSLATHGTRGLEKAGGTLLPAAPGTETEWLDALSSGVGLEAGGAAAGEALRAEGAVIVVGERLAAVAGGLTAAVRAAAATGATLVWVPRRAGERGAVEAGAIPSLLPGGRPATDPRAREEVASVWGVAELPHRYGRDTGQIVEAATTGELRALVVAGVEIADLPNPARAREALHEVGFLVSLEQRPSEVTEHADVVLPVAAVAEKAGTFLNWEGRARMFEAALKPDQMTRRVAPTDGRVLQMLADAMDVHLGLPDLRTARRELDRLGHWDGPHATEPLETGAVLPRPASGEAVLAGHRLLLDQGRLQDGDEALAGTRHAAHARVSAATAAEAGVKDGDLLAVTGSAGSVRFPLQVTEMPDRVVWLPLNSVGGGVASDTGAVPGDLVKIGPAVAEAPEVQS; encoded by the coding sequence GTGACCGTCACGACCAACGCTCCCTCCGGGGGTGGCGAGGCGGCTGTTCCGCCGGAGGACCTCGTCTCCCTCACCATCGACGGCATCGAGATCAGCGTCCCCAAGGGGACCCTGGTCATCCGCGCCGCCGAGATGCTGGGCATCGAGATCCCCCGGTTCTGCGACCACCCGCTCCTCGACCCGGCCGGCGCCTGCCGCCAGTGCATCGTGGAGGTGGAGGGCCAGCGCAAGCCGATGGCGTCCTGCACCATCACCTGCACCGACGGCATGGTGGTCAAGAGCCAGCTCTCCTCCCCGGTCGCCGAGAAGGCGCAGAAGGGGGTCATGGAGCTGCTGCTCATCAACCACCCCCTGGACTGCCCGGTCTGCGACAAGGGCGGCGAGTGCCCGCTGCAGAACCAGGCCATGTCGCACGGCCAGTCCGACTCCCGCTTCGAGGGCAGGAAGCGCACCTACGAGAAGCCGGTGCCGATCTCCACCCAGGTGCTGCTCGACCGCGAGCGGTGCGTGCTGTGCGCCCGCTGCACCCGGTTCTCGAACCAGATCGCGGGCGACCCGATGATCGAGCTGATCGAGCGCGGCGCGCTCCAGCAGGTCGGCACGGGCGAGGGTGACCCCTTCGAGTCGTACTTCTCCGGGAACACCATCCAGATCTGCCCGGTGGGCGCGCTGACCTCGGCGGCGTATCGCTTCCGCTCGCGGCCGTTCGACCTCATCTCGTCGCCGAGCGTCTGCGAGCACTGCTCCGGCGGCTGCGCGACCCGCACCGACCACCGGCGCGGCAAGGTCATGCGCCGCCTCGCGGCCAACGACCCCGAGGTCAACGAGGAGTGGATCTGCGACAAGGGCCGCTTCGGCTTCCGGTACGCGCAGAAGCCCGACCGGCTGACGACGCCCCTGGTCCGCGACGCCGAGTCGGGTGAACTGCGGCCCGCCTCCTGGCCCGAGGCCCTGGAGGTCGCGGCCCGCGGGCTGACCGCCGGGCGCGGCCGGACCGGTGTCCTCACCGGTGGCCGGCTCACCGTCGAGGACGCCTACGCGTACAGCAAGTTCGCGCGGGTGGCCCTGGACACGAACGACATCGACTTCCGCGCGCGCGTGCACAGCAGCGAGGAGGCCGACTTCCTGGCGGCCCGGGTCGCGGGTCGCGGGCGCGACCTCGACGGCACCGGCGTCACGTACACGAAGCTGGAGAAGGCCCCGGCCGTGCTCCTGGTCGGCTTCGAGTCGGAGGAGGAGGCGCCCGGCGTCTTCCTCAAGCTCCGCAAGGCCTGGCGCGCCCACGGACAGCGGGTGTTCTCCCTGGCCACGCACGGCACACGGGGTCTGGAGAAGGCGGGCGGCACGCTGCTGCCGGCCGCGCCCGGCACCGAGACCGAGTGGCTGGACGCCCTGTCGTCCGGCGTCGGTCTGGAGGCCGGGGGAGCGGCCGCGGGCGAGGCGCTGCGCGCCGAGGGCGCCGTGATCGTCGTCGGTGAGCGGCTCGCGGCCGTCGCCGGTGGGCTGACCGCCGCCGTCCGGGCCGCCGCCGCGACCGGCGCCACCCTGGTGTGGGTGCCGCGCCGGGCCGGTGAGCGCGGTGCCGTCGAGGCGGGCGCGATCCCCTCGCTGCTGCCCGGCGGCCGTCCGGCGACCGACCCGCGCGCGCGGGAGGAGGTCGCGTCCGTCTGGGGCGTGGCCGAACTCCCGCACCGCTACGGCCGCGACACCGGCCAGATCGTCGAGGCCGCCACGACGGGCGAGCTGCGGGCCCTGGTGGTCGCGGGCGTCGAGATCGCCGACCTGCCGAACCCGGCACGCGCGCGTGAAGCCCTTCACGAGGTCGGTTTCCTGGTCTCCCTGGAGCAGCGGCCCAGCGAGGTCACCGAGCACGCCGACGTCGTCCTGCCGGTGGCCGCGGTCGCCGAGAAGGCGGGCACCTTCCTCAACTGGGAGGGCCGGGCCCGGATGTTCGAGGCCGCGCTCAAGCCCGACCAGATGACGCGCCGCGTCGCCCCGACCGACGGGCGCGTGCTGCAGATGCTGGCCGACGCCATGGACGTCCACCTCGGGCTGCCCGATCTGCGCACCGCACGCCGTGAGCTGGACCGGCTCGGCCACTGGGACGGCCCGCACGCCACCGAGCCCCTGGAGACCGGCGCGGTGCTGCCGCGGCCCGCCTCCGGCGAGGCCGTGCTCGCCGGACACCGGCTGCTGCTCGACCAGGGCCGCCTCCAGGACGGCGACGAAGCGCTCGCCGGGACCCGGCACGCCGCCCACGCGCGCGTGTCGGCCGCGACGGCCGCCGAGGCGGGCGTCAAGGACGGCGACCTGCTGGCCGTCACCGGGTCCGCGGGAAGCGTGCGGTTCCCGCTCCAGGTGACCGAGATGCCCGACCGGGTCGTCTGGCTGCCGCTCAACTCCGTCGGCGGGGGCGTCGCTTCGGACACCGGTGCCGTCCCCGGCGACCTCGTGAAGATCGGCCCGGCCGTCGCCGAGGCCCCGGAGGTGCAGTCATGA